The window TTAGAGTTTGGTAGCTATGTTATTAGATACGCTTTTGATAACTTGCTTTGCTTTTTATCTCTTCTCCCAGACCATGGAACTGGCTAGGAACCCAGCCATGATGCAGGAAATGATGCGGAACCAAGATCGGGCACTGAGCAATTTGGAGAGCATCCCTGGAGGTTACAATGCCTTGCGGAGGATGTACACAGATATACAGGAACCCATGTTCAGTGCTGCGAGGGAACAGGTATCTGAGACCAATGTTTAATGCCAAAGTTTTAATTTGTCTGTACTGCACTAATCCGTGATAGGATTATCATGCATTCTGTcgtctttgttttttgtctccCCTTGTAGTTTGGTAGCAACCCTTTCTCAGCTCTAGGTGGCAACTCTGACTCTGGAGCCCAGCCATCACGGACAGAGAACCGCGAGCCCCTTCCTAACCCATGGGGTCCACCTAATTCATCCAGCACCTCGGAAAGTGGAGGCAGCACCACAGGAAGTGCTAACACCACCGGAGGAACCACCCCCAGTGTGTCCAACCCACTTGGTATTAATCCTGGCAGTCTGGGCAATGGtatccttttgttttatttttttatcacaCCAAGTTTACTAAGTTAACATATTTATTTGTTGACATGTATTTCTGCTAACCTCTAATGTTTCTGTGTTGCAGGTATGTTCAGCAGCCCAGGCATGCAGAGTCTACTGCAGCAGATCTCAGAAAACCCCCAGCTAATGCAGAATATGCTGTCTGCTCCATACATGCGGAGTATGATGCAGTCACTCTCTCAAAACCCAGAGTTGGCCTCTCAGGTAAGAAGTACATGCAAATGCACAATGCCATTTAACATGCACAACATCCTACAGAAACCAGCAGTCATCAAATTCTAGTGTCAAGTACTGTCACAGAACTCTTTGTTATTCTGTTTGCGTAACAGTTCCCATTAGCTGAATATAGTGATCTGTAAAGTGCTTAATGAATTGAAAATAGGCTACTTCGGTTATTGTGGGACTAGTGGGACTTGTTGAGTTTTCTGCCAAACTCAGTTGAAGAAAGTGTAAAAaacttgtttgcttgtttttatgaGTAATTGTCTCCAGTGTGGAATAACAAATTAACTTTCTCTCACTCCCAGGTTTTGATGAATAATCCCTTGTTTGCTGGAAACCCACAGCTTCAGGAACAGTTCAGATCTCAGCTGCCCAtcttcctgcagcaggtgaCTTGTATTGCAGTATAAGAACATGatctaaattaaataaatatatatttaaaaaaagaaattgtaGCATAGCATTGTCACAAGATGAGCAGTACTGATTGGCCCTCAGGGGGCAGGATACTGTAATAAGCTTTAATCCTTTTGACCTAAAACAGATGTATCTGCTCTGGAGTAACATTATGTAACTGTGGCTATCACATTACATTGCTTtagttaaattaaaatattcttCAATAAAGCAAAATGTTACTTTTCATTCTATGTCATTAAATTCTTTGTCATTCAACATTGATTAAATTATGCATTTCTATTATTTACCAGGTTTAGTTCTCTGTAAAATGTGATTATTGCTAATTTTTTATTCAACTGCAGATGCAGAACCCAGAAGCCCTGTCAGTTATGACTAATCCTCGGGCCATGCAAGCTCTAATGCAGATCCAGCAGGGCTTACAGACGCTGCAGACAGAAGCACCAGGCCTCATGCCCAGGTATGCTCACAGATAAAATAAGATGCAATTTTAATGCAAATAGATTCTTAGTGCGTTATTCTTTGTTTTCTAGCTTGATGTCAGGTGGAATTCCTGGCATACCCACAGGCGGGGCAGTACCCACAGGCGGGGCGGTACCCACAAGTGGGTCTGTGCCCACAGGTGGGGCTATGCCTACAGGTGGAGCTGTACCAACAGAGAACCCGGCATCCTCACCCAGCAGTGCAGGGACAAATAccgcccagcagcagctgatgcaacagatgctccagatgttcgccggagggggtggaggaggcagtGCAACGgtacacacaaaagcaaaaaaaaatttgACACATCTGTCTTGATTTGTATGatgtgtttattaataaatgttatcTCCCCCCAGACCCAAACCCCAGAGGTTCGGTTCCAGACCCAGCTGGACCAGCTGAACGCTATGGGCTTCATCAACCGTGAGGCCAACCTGCAGGCCCTCATTGCTACTGGAGGGGACATCAATGCCGCTATTGAGAGACTGCTGGGCTCACAGCCCTCgtaaagacatacagtacatacctgctcacagacacaagcatacctaacacacacgcacacacacaaacacagcttctACAGAGAATCGAGAGAAATTTAAGTGTCTTGTCCCAAAACATGACAGAAGAAACTTCGGCAGGATCTGTAAGACCCACATTTTTTTGTCCATTTTCACAGCATTCCCTAGTCCCcatactttttcttttttgcatcaCCCATCCAGAAGTGTGTCTCCGA is drawn from Betta splendens chromosome 11, fBetSpl5.4, whole genome shotgun sequence and contains these coding sequences:
- the ubqln4 gene encoding ubiquilin-4; protein product: MADQGAADPGNNNNNTPEASEGTIIKVTVKTPKDKEEIAIAEDASVTQFKEEISRRFKAKQDQLVLIFAGKILKDGDSLSQHGIKDGLTVHLVIKTAHKAGDGGSTSASSPASTPAGSTSTSSPGTNPSSTAGSTGTAPPPAPTPNILSGFGDLAGLAGLGMGSANFMELQQQMQRQLMSNPEMLSQIMENPLVQNMMSNPDLMRQMIMANPQMQQLMERNPEISHMLNNPELMRQTMELARNPAMMQEMMRNQDRALSNLESIPGGYNALRRMYTDIQEPMFSAAREQFGSNPFSALGGNSDSGAQPSRTENREPLPNPWGPPNSSSTSESGGSTTGSANTTGGTTPSVSNPLGINPGSLGNGMFSSPGMQSLLQQISENPQLMQNMLSAPYMRSMMQSLSQNPELASQVLMNNPLFAGNPQLQEQFRSQLPIFLQQMQNPEALSVMTNPRAMQALMQIQQGLQTLQTEAPGLMPSLMSGGIPGIPTGGAVPTGGAVPTSGSVPTGGAMPTGGAVPTENPASSPSSAGTNTAQQQLMQQMLQMFAGGGGGGSATTQTPEVRFQTQLDQLNAMGFINREANLQALIATGGDINAAIERLLGSQPS